The proteins below come from a single Vidua chalybeata isolate OUT-0048 chromosome 1, bVidCha1 merged haplotype, whole genome shotgun sequence genomic window:
- the POMGNT2 gene encoding protein O-linked-mannose beta-1,4-N-acetylglucosaminyltransferase 2, producing the protein MNIAAVFNALLVSILAAVLWKYIRLCDHAAMVEEELVLMRQSQELSEAQIDYHAALQALVENGTRMVCTGRMHTDRICRFESLCYSTEAEEFVYFHSNSSVMLPNLGSRRFQPALLDLSSVEDHNTQYFNFVELPAAALKFMPKPVFVPDVALIANRFNPDNLMHVFHDDLLPIYYTMQQFSDLDLEARLFFMEGWSEGVHFDLYKLLSNKQPLLREELKTLGRLLCFTKSYVGLSKITTWYQYGFVQPQGPKANILVSGNEIRQFTKFMMQKLNISLEESSSEEYIVVFSRTINRLILNEAELILALAQEFQMKTISVSLEEHSFSDIVRLISNASMLVSMHGAQLVMSLFLPRGATVVELFPYAINPEHYTPYKTLATLPGMDLQYIAWQNTNREDTIAYPDRPWDQGGIAHLDKAEQERIIKSTEVPRHLCCRNPEWLFRAYQDTKVNIPSLIHVIRQTVKSKPGPKKQKWSGSLYPGKVRDAKCQASVQGTSEAKLAVSWQIPWNLRYLKVREVKYEVWIQEQGENTYMPYILSHQNHTFSENIKPFTIYLVWIRCIFNKNLLGPFADVLLCST; encoded by the coding sequence ATGAACATAGCAGCTGTGTTCAATGCCCTGCTCGTGTCCATCCTTGCTGCCGTGCTGTGGAAATACATCAGACTGTGCGATCATGCTGCCATGGTGGAGGAGGAGTTGGTCCTCATGCGCCAGTCTCAGGAACTGTCTGAGGCTCAGATTGACTAccatgcagctctgcaggcccTGGTGGAGAACGGTACCAGGATGGTGTGCACTGGCAGGATGCACACCGACCGCATCTGCCGCTTTGAGTCCCTCTGCTACTCTACCGAGGCTGAGGAGTTTGTCTACTTTCACAGCAACTCCTCCGTCATGCTGCCCAACCTGGGCTCCCGGAGgttccagccagctctgctcgACCTCTCCTCTGTGGAAGATCACAACACCCAGTACTTCAACTTtgtggagctgccagctgctgcgCTGAAGTTTATGCCAAAGCCGGTCTTCGTGCCTGATGTGGCGCTGATTGCCAACAGGTTCAACCCAGACAACCTGATGCACGTCTTTCATGACGACCTCCTCCCCATCTATTACACCATGCAGCAGTTCTCCGACTTAGATCTGGAGGCACGACTCTTCTTCATGGAAGGGTGGAGTGAAGGTGTTCACTTTGACCTCTACAAGTTACTGAGTAACAAGCAGCCGCTCCTCCGGGAGGAGCTTAAAACCCTGGGCCGGCTCCTCTGCTTTACCAAATCCTATGTGGGACTATCCAAAATCACCACGTGGTACCAGTACGGATTTGTCCAGCCACAAGGGCCAAAGGCTAACATCTTAGTTTCTGGTAATGAGATCAGGCAGTTCACCAAATTCATGATGCAGAAACTGAACATCAGCTTGGAGGAAAGCTCCAGTGAGGAGTACATTGTAGTCTTCAGTCGGACAATCAACAGACTTATCCTAAATGAGGCAGAACTAATCCTGGCTCTTGCTCAGGAGTTTCAGATGAAAACCATTTCTGTCTCTCTGGAGGAGCATTCATTTTCTGACATCGTCCGGTTGATCAGCAATGCGTCCATGCTGGTCAGCATGCACGGGGCCCAGTTAGTCATGTCGCTCTTCCTGCCAAGAGGGGCCACCGTGGTGGAGCTCTTCCCATATGCTATCAACCCCGAACACTACACCCCTTACAAAACCCTGGCAACCCTTCCTGGTATGGACCTGCAGTACATTGCCTGGCAGAACACGAACAGGGAAGACACCATAGCCTACCCAGACAGACCTTGGGATCAGGGTGGGATTGCTCATCTGGACAAAGCTGAGCAGGAGCGCATCATTAAGAGCACGGAGGTGCCGCGGCACCTCTGCTGCCGCAACCCTGAGTGGCTGTTCCGTGCCTACCAGGACACAAAGGTGAACATCCCGTCTCTCATACACGTGATTAGGCAGACTGTGAAGTCTAAGCCCGGACCCAAGAAGCAGAAGTGGTCTGGTAGCCTCTACCCTGGCAAAGTGAGGGATGCCAAGTGCCAGGCCTCTGTCCAGGGCACGAGTGAAGCTAAACTTGCTGTGTCCTGGCAGATCCCCTGGAATCTGAGGTATCTCAAGGTCAGAGAAGTAAAATACGAAGTGTGGATACAAGAGCAAGGGGAAAACACTTACATGCCTTATATATTGTCCCATCAGAATCACACCTTCTCAGAAAACATTAAGCCCTTCACAATATACCTGGTGTGGATACGCTGCATCTTCAACAAAAATCTTCTAGGACCTTTTGCAGATGTGCTCTTGTGTAGTACATAA